A single Clostridia bacterium DNA region contains:
- the nifH gene encoding nitrogenase iron protein → MTRKIAFYGKGGIGKSTTQQNTAAALAHFYGKKVLIHGCDPKADCTRLILGGKPQETVMDTLREQGEEAVTLERVVKVGFGGIRCVESGGPEPGVGCAGRGVITAMSLMEELGAYTPELDFIFFDVLGDVVCGGFAMPVREGKAEEIYIVASGEMMALYAANNICRGMVKYAEQSGVRLGGIICNSRNVDGERELMEEFCARLGTHMLHFVPRDNIVQKAEFNRQTVTQFDPDCPQALEYKELARKLIENDRLVIPRPITMDELEGLAAKYGLLN, encoded by the coding sequence ATGACCAGAAAGATTGCCTTTTACGGCAAGGGGGGCATCGGCAAGTCCACCACCCAGCAGAACACGGCCGCGGCTCTGGCCCACTTTTACGGAAAGAAGGTATTGATCCACGGCTGCGATCCCAAGGCGGACTGCACCCGGCTCATCCTCGGCGGCAAGCCTCAGGAAACGGTAATGGACACCTTGCGGGAACAGGGAGAAGAGGCGGTGACGTTAGAGCGGGTGGTAAAGGTAGGATTCGGCGGCATCAGGTGTGTGGAATCCGGCGGCCCCGAACCCGGGGTAGGCTGCGCCGGCCGGGGGGTGATCACGGCCATGAGCCTCATGGAGGAACTGGGGGCCTACACGCCGGAGCTGGACTTCATCTTCTTCGACGTGCTGGGGGACGTGGTTTGCGGGGGGTTCGCCATGCCGGTGCGCGAGGGCAAGGCCGAGGAGATATACATCGTGGCCTCGGGAGAGATGATGGCCCTTTACGCGGCCAACAACATCTGCCGGGGTATGGTGAAGTACGCCGAGCAGAGCGGGGTCCGGCTGGGCGGGATCATCTGCAACAGCCGCAACGTGGACGGGGAGAGGGAGCTGATGGAGGAGTTCTGCGCCCGATTGGGTACTCACATGCTCCATTTCGTTCCCCGGGACAACATCGTGCAGAAGGCGGAATTCAACCGCCAGACGGTTACCCAGTTTGACCCGGACTGCCCGCAAGCCCTGGAGTACAAGGAGCTGGCCCGCAAGCTCATCGAGAACGATCGCCTGGTCATCCCCCGGCCCATTACCATGGACGAGCTGGAAGGACTGGCGGCCAAGTACGGCCTGCTGAATTGA
- a CDS encoding P-II family nitrogen regulator: MAEARLYKVEVILREEKVEALVEELGRRGYSSMTVTEVRGRGRQGGWQEQFRGRTYVIPFLPKIKVELVVEESDLEPVTAAIAEVARTGEIGDGKIFVYPIANAIRIRTGEEGAAAL; this comes from the coding sequence ATGGCAGAGGCCCGGCTCTACAAGGTAGAGGTTATCCTGCGGGAGGAAAAAGTGGAGGCCCTGGTGGAGGAATTGGGGCGGCGGGGATATTCTTCCATGACCGTGACCGAGGTGCGGGGAAGAGGTAGGCAGGGGGGCTGGCAGGAGCAGTTCCGCGGCCGCACCTACGTGATCCCCTTCCTGCCCAAGATCAAGGTGGAGCTGGTGGTGGAGGAAAGCGACTTGGAGCCGGTAACTGCGGCCATCGCCGAGGTGGCGCGCACGGGCGAAATCGGGGACGGTAAGATTTTCGTCTATCCCATTGCCAATGCCATCCGCATCCGCACCGGCGAAGAGGGAGCCGCCGCCCTCTGA
- a CDS encoding P-II family nitrogen regulator yields MKMIRAIIRPEKSEEVVDALAESGYVALTKMEVVGRGKQKGLHVGGIYYDELPKVMLLLVVEDHRCEEVVGIISRTAYTGSFGDGKIFISPVEEAYTVRTGAAGL; encoded by the coding sequence ATGAAAATGATCCGGGCCATCATCCGGCCCGAGAAGAGCGAGGAAGTGGTAGACGCCCTGGCGGAGAGCGGATACGTGGCCCTAACCAAGATGGAGGTGGTGGGGCGCGGCAAGCAGAAAGGGCTCCACGTCGGGGGCATCTACTATGACGAGCTGCCCAAGGTGATGCTCCTGCTGGTAGTGGAGGATCACCGGTGCGAAGAGGTGGTGGGCATTATCTCCAGGACGGCCTACACCGGAAGCTTTGGGGACGGTAAGATCTTTATCTCCCCGGTAGAAGAGGCCTACACCGTGCGCACCGGCGCCGCCGGGCTCTAG